Proteins encoded in a region of the Dehalococcoidia bacterium genome:
- a CDS encoding translation elongation factor-like protein encodes MPEELVGEVTDFFSRPVVAGIRLSRDVKAGDRLHIKGHTTDLEFLLESMQLINQPVQEAKSGTDIGVKVPDRCRRGDKVYKVV; translated from the coding sequence ATGCCAGAAGAGCTTGTTGGCGAGGTGACGGACTTCTTCTCGCGGCCGGTGGTGGCGGGCATCAGGCTGAGCCGGGATGTGAAGGCGGGGGACCGGCTCCACATCAAAGGCCATACGACAGACCTGGAGTTCCTCCTGGAGTCCATGCAGTTGATCAACCAGCCTGTCCAGGAGGCGAAGTCCGGCACGGATATCGGCGTCAAAGTGCCTGACCGCTGCCGGAGAGGGGACAAGGTCTACAAGGTGGTCTAA